In one Musa acuminata AAA Group cultivar baxijiao chromosome BXJ2-5, Cavendish_Baxijiao_AAA, whole genome shotgun sequence genomic region, the following are encoded:
- the LOC135612342 gene encoding small ribosomal subunit protein mS86 (rPPR1)-like — MAAAVAVIRRPSARLSSILRFPFSTLAPHSEPPASAGPNPFSALRSAIHSESDPNRIAELFQSSAHLPRFHAHRDLFGFAVQKLARARRPDLVERVLSPFLSDPRSPKSEGFLVRFISLYSSAGMPDQAAATFDRIPDIIGRPRSDKSLSALLSAYLHNRRFDLVIKTFNRAPKELGISPGVISHNILMQSLCRKGDVKTASNVLEEMGKKGVKPDIVSYNALLSGYLKKGDDDRFEAILNEILNNKGLEPNVVTYNCRISKFCQISESRTAEDLLEVMISKGIQPNLMSFNTIIRGFIKEGDVSAAVRVFKRIRTVKRKNGNGSLSPNVEIYVLLIRGLIEQTEFCEALAICKECLTKKIAPPFEVVKGLIDGLLRDSKVDEARDVAAMMRAVTKGDAVDVLKKLEGALSL, encoded by the coding sequence ATGGCCGCCGCTGTCGCAGTTATCCGCCGTCCCTCTGCTAGACTCTCCTCCATCCTCCGATTCCCCTTCTCCACCCTCGCGCCTCACTCCGAGCCCCCCGCTTCCGCCGGTCCCAACCCCTTCTCCGCTCTCAGATCCGCGATCCACTCCGAGTCCGATCCCAACCGCATCGCCGAGCTCTTTCAGTCCTCCGCCCACCTCCCTCGCTTCCACGCCCACCGCGACCTCTTTGGTTTCGCCGTCCAGAAGCTCGCGCGCGCCCGCCGCCCCGACCTCGTCGAGCGCGTCTTGTCCCCCTTCCTGTCCGACCCCAGGTCCCCCAAGTCCGAGGGCTTCCTCGTCCGCTTCATCTCTCTCTATTCTTCCGCCGGCATGCCCGACCAGGCGGCCGCCACCTTCGACCGCATCCCCGACATCATCGGCCGCCCTCGCTCTGATAAATCCCTCTCCGCTCTTCTCTCTGCCTATTTACACAATCGTCGATTTGATTTAGTCATCAAGACCTTCAATCGTGCACCAAAGGAGCTCGGCATTTCTCCTGGCGTTATCTCTCATAACATCCTCATGCAATCCCTCTGCAGAAAAGGTGATGTTAAAACTGCCAGCAACGTGCTCGAGGAAATGGGTAAGAAAGGTGTTAAGCCGGATATTGTATCTTATAATGCTCTCTTGAGCGGGTACTTGAAGAAAGGAGATGACGATCGATTTGAAGCGATTCTTAATGAAATCTTGAATAACAAGGGATTGGAGCCCAATGTCGTGACCTATAATTGTAGGATTTCCAAGTTCTGCCAAATTTCAGAGAGTCGTACGGCCGAAGATTTGCTAGAAGTGATGATTTCGAAAGGGATTCAACCTAACTTGATGTCCTTTAATACCATAATCCGTGGGTTCATCAAGGAAGGAGATGTTAGTGCTGCAGTTCGGGTGTTCAAGAGAATAAGGACCGTGAAGAGGAAGAATGGGAATGGAAGTCTCTCGCCTAATGTTGAGATATATGTTTTGTTGATTCGGGGTTTGATTGAGCAAACTGAGTTTTGCGAGGCACTTGCAATTTGCAAGGAGTGCTTGACTAAGAAAATAGCACCACCATTTGAGGTTGTTAAGGGACTGATCGATGGTCTGTTGAGGGACTCAAAGGTTGATGAGGCAAGGGATGTTGCGGCCATGATGAGGGCGGTAACTAAAGGTGATGCTGTGGATGTTTTGAAGAAACTTGAAGGTGCACTTTCTTTGTAG
- the LOC135612343 gene encoding small ribosomal subunit protein mL103 (rPPR7)-like: MVDKGCARNVAAYNVRVMHRALHGKLEDVLELIGEMEAAGIKPDTITYPCLITCHCHAGQVEDAKAVYKGLRKKGFSPKASPDRIFLANLCENGDVDMGSEVFRDILKLNKVPDFGTMKLLVEGMAKKLQMQEAKAVVDQVKKRFPENLVGGRKEVGEELRLIADVEVSDNLEVA, translated from the coding sequence ATGGTTGACAAGGGGTGTGCCCGCAATGTGGCTGCTTACAACGTGAGGGTTATGCATCGGGCACTACATGGGAAGCTGGAGGACGTTCTTGAGCTTATCGGGGAGATGGAAGCTGCAGGAATTAAGCCTGATACCATCACATACCCTTGCCTCATCACCTGCCATTGTCATGCTGGTCAGGTTGAGGATGCCAAGGCAGTATACAAGGGACTCAGGAAGAAGGGTTTCAGTCCAAAGGCCTCACCAGATAGGATTTTTCTGGCCAATTTGTGTGAGAATGGGGATGTCGACATGGGATCGGAGGTGTTTAGGGATATCTTGAAGCTGAATAAGGTTCCAGATTTTGGTACAATGAAGCTTTTAGTGGAGGGTATGGCGAAGAAATTGCAGATGCAGGAGGCCAAGGCAGTAGTTGATCAGGTAAAGAAGCGGTTCCCAGAAAATTTAGTTGGTGGACGGAAGGAGGTTGGAGAGGAGCTTCGTTTGATTGCGGATGTGGAAGTATCTGACAATCTAGAGGTTGCTTAA
- the LOC103984519 gene encoding uncharacterized protein LOC103984519 translates to MAAEEIAASGTHGKRRRRSCLLSCFRASLVLDTTEAKAAESLGVPGKGPRWWKFREKKKTVPVNVMGDATPTRGKEAPKPGNSGFRHRFHKDNGTEGPITTAHKVHQPQQPSAGAQNPRARHVTSRCKTRSEPASTYRVPDRTQIGTRTSHPGSPEPGRPAASTHVKPSMKGAGELDSAAGLLVVAVALALLLFCGRTCTVLCLCTLFNFLPRIRATSAARGAGTGGEGGCEIDVGSEEYKKMVVLKGLLERDGRRPSLTKLAGAQ, encoded by the exons ATGGCTGCGGAGGAGATCGCCGCCTCGGGAACACATGGCAAGAGGAGGAGACGTTCGTGCTTGCTCTCCTGTTTCCGGGCCTCTCTGGTGTTAGATACAACCGAAGCGAAGGCTGCGGAGTCCCTGGGCGTGCCGGGTAAAGGACCGCGGTGGTGGAAGtttagagagaagaagaagaccgTGCCGGTGAACGTGATGGGCGACGCGACGCCGACGAGAGGGAAGGAGGCGCCGAAGCCGGGGAACAGCGGTTTCCGCCACCGCTTTCACAAG GACAATGGAACTGAAGGCCCCATCACAACTGCCCACAAAGTGCACCAGCCCCAACAACCCTCTGCCGGGGCCCAGAATCCCAGGGCGCGCCATGTCACGTCCAGATGCAAGACCCGAAGTGAACCGGCGTCCACGTACCGCGTGCCCGACCGGACCCAAATCGGCACCCGAACCAGCCATCCCGGCTCACCCGAGCCTGGTCGCCCCGCCGCCTCCACCCATGTGAAACCGTCAATGAAGGGCGCCGGAGAGCTGGACTCCGCCGCCGGGCTGTTGGTGGTCGCGGTGGCGCTGGCGCTGCTGCTGTTCTGCGGCCGGACGTGTACGGTTCTCTGCTTGTGCACCTTGTTCAACTTCTTGCCCCGGATAAGGGCCACATCGGCCGCGCGCGGCGCTGGAACCGGCGGAGAAGGCGGCTGCGAGATCGACGTGGGCTCGGAGGAGTACAAGAAGATGGTGGTGCTCAAGGGTCTGCTGGAACGAGATGGCCGACGACCGTCGTTGACGAAGCTGGCTGGTGCACAGTAG